Proteins from a genomic interval of Stenotrophomonas sp. 24(2023):
- a CDS encoding ABC transporter permease gives MNNRLKKWLGNALSVLLLAVGLVVWIGLPWFGVLAAAVLIVLWLLLARTGRLALAATRIGVASLPQRWGASSVIVVGIAGVVGVLVAMLAMGEGFQTTLNNTGDDTTAIVLRGGSQAETNSVITRDQVPLLSTLPGVTRDAQGRPMLSPELSQVVNLVSKADGTDVNAQFRGVGEQAWAVHDKVKVIEGRTFGTGLREIVVGQGAKGQFRDLEVGRTLTLGNQAWTVVGVFASGDAHDSELWTDADTLATTYQRSAWQSISVRTDGKAGFEQFKAAVAADPRLKLDVETTRAYYGKQGGGLTTLIGILGKVIGTIMAVGAVFGALNTMYAAVATRAREIATMRAIGFRGLPVVTAVMLETMLLALLGGLLGCAIAWLLFNGYSVSTIGSNFSAVVFKFHVSPELLWSGLKWALGIGLVGGLFPALRAARLPITTALRET, from the coding sequence ATGAACAACAGACTGAAGAAGTGGCTGGGCAACGCGCTGAGCGTGCTGCTGCTGGCCGTGGGCCTGGTGGTGTGGATCGGCCTGCCCTGGTTCGGCGTGCTGGCCGCCGCGGTGCTGATCGTGCTGTGGCTGCTGCTGGCCCGTACCGGGCGCCTGGCGCTGGCCGCCACGCGCATCGGCGTGGCCAGCCTGCCGCAACGCTGGGGCGCGTCCTCGGTGATCGTGGTCGGCATCGCCGGCGTGGTCGGCGTGCTGGTGGCCATGCTGGCGATGGGCGAAGGCTTCCAGACCACGCTGAACAACACCGGCGATGACACCACCGCCATCGTGCTGCGTGGTGGTTCGCAGGCCGAAACCAACTCGGTCATCACCCGCGACCAGGTGCCGTTGCTGTCCACGCTGCCCGGCGTCACACGCGATGCACAGGGCCGGCCGATGCTGTCCCCGGAGCTGTCGCAGGTGGTGAACCTGGTGTCCAAGGCCGATGGCACCGACGTCAATGCACAGTTCCGCGGCGTGGGCGAACAGGCCTGGGCCGTGCATGACAAGGTGAAAGTGATCGAAGGCCGCACCTTCGGCACCGGCCTGCGCGAGATCGTGGTCGGCCAGGGGGCCAAGGGCCAGTTCCGCGACCTGGAGGTCGGCAGGACGCTGACGCTGGGCAACCAGGCCTGGACCGTGGTGGGCGTGTTCGCATCCGGCGATGCCCACGATTCGGAGCTGTGGACCGACGCCGATACGCTGGCCACTACCTACCAGCGCAGTGCATGGCAGTCGATCAGCGTGCGTACCGATGGCAAGGCCGGCTTCGAGCAGTTCAAGGCGGCCGTGGCGGCCGACCCGCGCCTGAAGCTGGATGTGGAAACCACCCGCGCCTACTACGGCAAGCAGGGCGGTGGGCTGACCACGCTGATCGGCATCCTGGGCAAGGTGATCGGCACGATCATGGCGGTGGGCGCGGTGTTCGGTGCGCTCAACACCATGTATGCCGCCGTGGCGACCCGCGCACGCGAGATCGCCACCATGCGCGCGATCGGCTTCCGTGGCCTGCCGGTGGTGACCGCGGTGATGCTGGAAACCATGCTGCTGGCCCTGCTGGGCGGCCTGCTGGGGTGTGCCATCGCCTGGCTGCTGTTCAACGGCTACAGCGTATCGACCATCGGCAGCAACTTCAGTGCCGTGGTGTTCAAGTTCCACGTCTCGCCGGAACTGCTGTGGAGCGGGTTGAAGTGGGCGCTGGGCATCGGCCTGGTGGGTGGCTTGTTCCCGGCACTGCGCGCGGCGCGGCTGCCGATCACCACGGCGCTGCGGGAAACCTGA
- a CDS encoding FtsX-like permease family protein produces MKYFSLVWAQLFRSRTRTLLTLLSVVAAFLLFGMLDSVRVAFNSGGSVEGANRLVVASRLSITQTLPIRLEDQIRQVDGVRDVTYGMWFGGIYQDPKNFFPNFSVAPNYFDVYRELQIDPAQLKDWQQTRTGAIVGETLAREFGWKIGDTIPLQATIFPRGGSNDWPLELKGIFRSKDPTQAANEERQLMMNWKYFDESNDYIKNKVSWYTVTLDTPDHASRVAQAIDAISANSDHETKSQTESAFQQAFLKQFADIGMIVTSIMGAVFFTLLLLTGNTMAQAVRERIPELATLKTLGFKDGTVLALVMVESLLLIGLGGVLGMSLAAAVLPVVAARARGLLPPQVPTATWLTGAVLVVVIGIVVGLLPALRAKRLKIVDALAGR; encoded by the coding sequence ATGAAATACTTCTCCCTGGTCTGGGCGCAGCTGTTCCGCAGCCGCACCCGGACCCTGTTGACCCTGCTGTCGGTGGTGGCCGCGTTCCTGCTGTTCGGCATGCTCGATTCGGTGCGCGTGGCCTTCAATTCCGGCGGCAGCGTGGAAGGCGCCAACCGGCTGGTGGTGGCTTCGCGGCTGTCGATCACCCAGACGCTGCCGATCCGCCTGGAAGACCAGATCCGCCAGGTCGATGGCGTGCGCGATGTGACCTACGGCATGTGGTTCGGTGGCATCTACCAGGACCCGAAGAACTTCTTCCCGAACTTCTCGGTCGCGCCCAACTACTTCGATGTCTACCGTGAACTGCAGATCGACCCGGCGCAGCTGAAGGACTGGCAGCAGACGCGTACCGGCGCCATCGTCGGCGAAACGCTGGCCAGGGAGTTCGGCTGGAAGATCGGCGACACCATCCCGCTGCAGGCCACCATCTTCCCGCGTGGCGGCAGCAACGACTGGCCGCTGGAGCTGAAGGGCATCTTCCGTTCCAAGGACCCCACGCAGGCGGCCAACGAAGAACGCCAGCTGATGATGAACTGGAAATACTTCGACGAATCCAACGACTACATCAAGAACAAGGTGAGCTGGTACACGGTCACGCTGGACACCCCCGACCATGCCTCGCGCGTGGCGCAGGCCATCGACGCGATCTCGGCCAATTCGGACCATGAAACCAAGAGCCAGACCGAATCGGCCTTCCAGCAGGCGTTCCTGAAGCAGTTCGCCGACATCGGGATGATCGTCACCTCGATCATGGGCGCGGTGTTCTTCACCCTGCTGCTGCTGACCGGCAACACCATGGCCCAGGCCGTGCGTGAACGCATTCCCGAACTGGCCACGCTCAAGACGCTGGGGTTCAAGGATGGCACGGTGCTGGCGCTGGTCATGGTCGAATCGCTGCTGCTGATCGGGCTGGGCGGCGTGCTGGGCATGAGCCTGGCGGCCGCGGTACTGCCGGTGGTCGCCGCCCGGGCACGTGGCCTGCTGCCGCCCCAGGTCCCCACCGCCACCTGGTTGACCGGTGCTGTCCTGGTCGTGGTGATCGGCATCGTGGTCGGGCTGCTGCCCGCACTGCGCGCCAAGCGCCTGAAGATCGTCGATGCGCTGGCCGGCCGCTGA
- a CDS encoding ABC transporter ATP-binding protein, whose protein sequence is MSTLVSLRNITKTYQRGPEKVQVLHGIDLDIARGDFVALMGPSGSGKTTLLNLIGGLDSPSGGEISIEGDRIDQMSGGQLSTWRSHHVGFVFQFYNLMPMLTAQKNVELPLLLTHLNAAQRRRNAEIALTLVGLAERRNHRPNELSGGQQQRVAIARAIVSDPTFLICDEPTGDLDRTSAEEILQLLQQLNREHGKTIIMVTHDPKAAEYATHTVHLDKGELADAPLAH, encoded by the coding sequence ATGTCGACCCTGGTTTCACTGCGCAACATCACCAAGACCTACCAGCGTGGCCCTGAGAAAGTGCAGGTGCTGCACGGCATCGACCTGGACATCGCCCGGGGCGATTTCGTCGCCCTGATGGGCCCGTCCGGCTCGGGCAAGACCACCCTGCTGAACCTGATCGGCGGCCTGGACAGCCCCAGCGGCGGCGAGATCAGCATCGAGGGCGACCGCATCGACCAGATGAGCGGCGGCCAGCTGTCCACCTGGCGCAGCCACCATGTCGGCTTCGTGTTCCAGTTCTACAACCTGATGCCGATGCTGACCGCGCAGAAGAACGTGGAGCTGCCGCTGCTGCTGACCCATCTCAATGCTGCCCAGCGGCGCCGCAATGCGGAGATCGCGCTGACCCTGGTCGGCCTGGCCGAGCGCCGCAACCACCGCCCGAACGAACTGTCCGGTGGCCAGCAGCAGCGCGTGGCGATCGCCCGCGCGATCGTGTCCGACCCGACCTTCCTGATCTGCGACGAACCGACCGGCGACCTGGACCGCACCTCGGCCGAGGAAATCCTGCAGTTGCTGCAGCAGCTCAACCGCGAGCACGGCAAGACCATCATCATGGTCACCCACGACCCCAAGGCCGCCGAGTACGCCACGCACACGGTGCACCTGGACAAGGGTGAACTGGCCGACGCGCCGCTGGCGCACTGA
- a CDS encoding efflux RND transporter periplasmic adaptor subunit gives MNASAELLKELRIDRTSAPPPSSGGGRKGLWIALAIVALLVLAVVAWLLLGRDSAIEVDTAPVVAIQQGSASSSVLDASGYVVARRMATVSAKITGKVREVMIEEGMRVEQGQVMATLDPIDADAQRSLYASQLQAARSQVAGLEAQQRQASAEAARLQALVGQQLVSRSQYDQAVAQRDSLRAQLDTARRNVKVAHDQLSIADLGVDNNIVRAPFSGVVTAKAAQPGEIVSPLSAGGGFTRTGIGTIVDMDSLEIEVEVGEAYIGRVQPKMPVEAVLNAYPEWKIPAEVIAIIPTADRGKATVKVRVALKTKDPRIVPEMGVRVSFLENAAAQDAAAKAPQGVRVPETALVERAGKRVAFVVGDEQRVQQRTVEAGQAMGKDRQVSTGLRAGEQVVVNPPETLHDGSKVKQKTQ, from the coding sequence ATGAACGCTTCTGCAGAGCTGTTGAAGGAACTCCGCATCGACCGCACATCCGCACCGCCGCCGTCTTCGGGCGGGGGCCGCAAGGGGCTGTGGATCGCCCTGGCCATCGTGGCGCTGCTGGTGCTGGCCGTGGTGGCCTGGCTGCTGCTGGGCCGCGACAGCGCCATCGAAGTGGACACCGCGCCGGTGGTGGCCATCCAGCAGGGCAGCGCCAGCAGTTCGGTGCTCGATGCCAGCGGTTATGTGGTGGCCCGGCGCATGGCTACGGTGTCGGCCAAGATCACCGGCAAGGTGCGCGAGGTGATGATCGAGGAAGGCATGCGCGTGGAGCAGGGCCAGGTGATGGCCACGCTGGACCCGATCGATGCCGACGCGCAGCGCAGCCTGTACGCCTCGCAGCTGCAGGCCGCGCGCAGCCAGGTGGCCGGGCTGGAGGCACAGCAGCGACAGGCCAGCGCCGAAGCCGCGCGCCTGCAGGCACTGGTCGGCCAGCAGCTGGTCTCGCGCTCGCAGTACGACCAGGCCGTGGCACAGCGCGACAGCCTGCGTGCGCAGCTGGACACCGCGCGCCGCAACGTGAAGGTCGCCCACGACCAGCTGTCCATCGCCGACCTGGGCGTGGACAACAACATCGTGCGTGCCCCGTTCTCCGGCGTGGTCACCGCCAAGGCCGCGCAACCGGGCGAAATCGTCTCGCCGCTGTCGGCCGGCGGTGGCTTCACCCGTACCGGCATCGGCACCATCGTCGACATGGATTCGCTGGAGATCGAGGTGGAAGTGGGCGAAGCCTACATCGGCCGCGTGCAGCCGAAGATGCCGGTGGAAGCCGTGCTCAACGCCTACCCGGAATGGAAGATTCCAGCCGAGGTGATCGCCATCATCCCCACCGCTGACCGCGGCAAGGCCACGGTGAAGGTGCGCGTGGCGCTGAAGACGAAGGACCCGCGCATCGTGCCGGAGATGGGCGTGCGGGTGAGCTTCCTGGAGAATGCCGCCGCGCAGGATGCCGCGGCCAAGGCACCGCAGGGCGTGCGCGTACCGGAGACCGCGCTGGTTGAACGCGCGGGCAAGCGCGTGGCCTTCGTGGTGGGCGATGAGCAGCGCGTGCAGCAACGCACTGTCGAGGCCGGCCAGGCGATGGGCAAGGACCGCCAGGTCAGCACCGGCCTGCGTGCCGGCGAGCAGGTGGTGGTCAACCCGCCCGAGACGCTGCACGACGGCAGCAAGGTCAAACAGAAGACGCAGTAA
- a CDS encoding ABC transporter ATP-binding protein — translation MDDTAFPLACLRQVQVRYAGHAALKGIDLQVRAGQVLALLGRNGAGKSTAISVLLGLRRADAGAVQLLGGDPQQRRQRMGLGVMLQSTTLPAMLQVDELVEQASASYPDPRPLAQTLALAGLQDIAQRRYGQLSGGQQRRVQFAIAICGRPRVLFLDEPTTGLDIDARQTMWQAVRQLVGEGVGVLLTTHYLEEADALAHQVVVLEQGRVLADQPIAAFRQGSRPRRIRCRTALAAEQVRQWPGVQQAEHDGERLQLLAEPAEAVVARLLASDPQLQELEVHGAGLADAFLDLTREAA, via the coding sequence ATGGACGACACTGCTTTCCCCCTGGCCTGCCTGCGGCAGGTGCAGGTGCGCTACGCCGGGCATGCTGCGCTGAAAGGCATCGACCTGCAGGTCCGTGCCGGACAGGTGCTGGCATTGCTGGGCCGTAACGGCGCAGGCAAGAGTACCGCGATCAGCGTGTTGTTGGGCCTGCGCCGGGCCGATGCGGGCGCTGTGCAGCTGCTGGGCGGCGACCCGCAGCAGCGCCGCCAGCGCATGGGCCTGGGCGTGATGCTGCAGAGCACCACGCTGCCGGCCATGTTGCAGGTGGATGAACTGGTGGAACAGGCCAGTGCCAGCTATCCCGACCCGCGCCCGCTGGCCCAGACCCTCGCGCTGGCCGGCCTGCAGGACATCGCCCAGCGCCGCTACGGCCAGCTGTCCGGCGGCCAGCAGCGGCGGGTGCAGTTCGCCATCGCCATCTGCGGCCGGCCGCGCGTGCTGTTCCTGGATGAGCCCACCACCGGGCTGGACATCGATGCGCGGCAGACGATGTGGCAGGCGGTCAGGCAACTGGTCGGCGAAGGCGTGGGCGTGCTGTTGACCACCCACTACCTGGAAGAGGCCGACGCGCTGGCCCATCAGGTGGTGGTGCTGGAACAGGGCCGGGTGCTGGCCGACCAGCCGATCGCCGCCTTCCGCCAGGGCAGCCGCCCGCGCCGCATCCGCTGCCGCACCGCGCTGGCGGCCGAGCAGGTGCGGCAGTGGCCGGGCGTGCAGCAGGCCGAACACGATGGCGAGCGGTTGCAGCTGTTGGCCGAACCGGCCGAGGCCGTGGTGGCGCGCCTGCTGGCCAGCGATCCACAACTGCAGGAACTGGAAGTCCATGGCGCCGGCCTGGCCGACGCCTTCCTCGATCTGACCCGGGAGGCCGCATGA
- a CDS encoding ABC transporter permease: MNTLTASPTAPARMAWLRPYRAELRAELRRAWRTPAFVLPSLMFPVLFYLLFGVLLGHGQAPQYLLGTYTVFGAMAPALFGFGVQLALDRENGLLTLKRALPLPPAAPLLARLLMAALFAAVVCLLLMAVAVVLGGVVLLPLQAAQLLSVAVFAALPLGAIGLWVGSLVSGSAAPAVINLVYLPLALLSGLWLPLAALPPVFSAVAPLWPTWHLAQLALPVVGQPAAGSFAGHVLVLLAITGVALSLARRRLRRIG, from the coding sequence ATGAACACCCTGACCGCATCGCCCACCGCGCCGGCCCGCATGGCCTGGCTGCGCCCGTACCGCGCCGAGCTGCGTGCCGAACTGCGCCGTGCCTGGCGTACCCCGGCGTTCGTGCTGCCCTCGCTGATGTTCCCGGTGCTGTTCTACCTGTTGTTCGGCGTACTGCTGGGCCATGGCCAGGCACCGCAGTACCTGCTGGGCACCTACACGGTGTTCGGTGCGATGGCACCGGCGCTGTTCGGGTTCGGCGTGCAGCTGGCCCTGGACCGCGAAAACGGCCTGCTGACCCTGAAGCGCGCGCTGCCGCTGCCACCGGCGGCACCGCTGCTGGCGCGCCTGCTGATGGCGGCGCTGTTCGCGGCGGTGGTCTGCCTGCTGCTGATGGCCGTGGCGGTGGTGCTGGGCGGTGTGGTGCTGTTGCCGCTGCAGGCAGCGCAGCTGCTGTCGGTGGCGGTGTTTGCCGCACTGCCGCTGGGGGCCATCGGCCTGTGGGTGGGCAGCCTGGTCAGTGGCAGCGCGGCACCGGCGGTGATCAACCTGGTGTACCTGCCGCTGGCCCTGCTGTCGGGCCTGTGGCTGCCGTTGGCGGCGCTGCCCCCGGTGTTTTCCGCGGTTGCCCCGCTGTGGCCGACCTGGCACCTGGCACAGCTGGCGCTGCCGGTGGTCGGCCAGCCGGCAGCGGGCAGCTTCGCCGGCCACGTGCTGGTGCTGCTGGCCATCACCGGCGTTGCCCTGTCGCTGGCACGCCGGCGCCTGCGCCGCATCGGGTGA
- a CDS encoding sensor histidine kinase, with protein sequence MIGTDPPRLDAPVPSNWPSLLRPAPDSTVADTLRRGKSPWIHAIHLLWSVWIVLTPLLGRGFDLRWGLITLVTYPLFLFLFARVLLAPRHHGPRYALGMIAMALVLLPWYPAGLSYFVFGCVMLRVGGREGWWRYLLQLTGLNVVFSLVAVLNGYPWQALVWIPVLSYIVGIIVNVENLNAQKDAALQLSQDELRRLATTAERERIGRDLHDLLGHTLSLITLKLELARKLYDREDARARLELGEAEAIAREALAQVRSAVTGIRASDLAGELASARLLLECQQVHLHYAPPPAMPADVERGLALVLREAATNIARHARATQAHVEFLREGKQLVMQIRDDGRGGVQADGNGMAGMRERVAALGGVFSVDSPRGQGTRLGARIPLAAASIPVPAAPAAPPGDPA encoded by the coding sequence ATGATCGGCACCGATCCCCCACGCCTGGACGCTCCCGTGCCATCGAACTGGCCTTCCCTGCTGCGCCCAGCGCCGGATTCGACCGTTGCCGACACCCTGCGCCGTGGCAAGTCGCCATGGATCCACGCCATCCACCTGCTGTGGTCGGTGTGGATCGTGCTGACCCCGCTGCTGGGGCGCGGTTTCGACCTGCGCTGGGGGCTGATCACCCTGGTCACCTACCCGCTGTTCCTGTTCCTGTTCGCACGGGTGCTGCTGGCGCCGCGCCACCACGGGCCGCGTTATGCGTTGGGGATGATCGCCATGGCGCTGGTGCTGCTGCCGTGGTATCCGGCCGGGCTGAGCTACTTCGTGTTCGGCTGCGTGATGCTGCGCGTTGGTGGCCGCGAAGGCTGGTGGCGCTACCTGCTGCAGCTGACCGGCTTGAACGTGGTCTTCAGCCTGGTGGCCGTGCTCAACGGGTATCCTTGGCAGGCGCTGGTGTGGATTCCGGTGCTGTCCTACATCGTGGGCATCATCGTCAACGTGGAAAACCTCAATGCGCAGAAAGATGCGGCCCTGCAGCTGTCGCAGGACGAGTTGCGCCGGCTGGCCACCACCGCCGAGCGCGAGCGCATCGGCCGTGACCTGCACGACCTGCTCGGCCACACGCTGTCGCTGATCACGCTGAAGCTGGAGCTGGCCCGCAAGCTGTACGACCGTGAGGATGCGCGCGCGCGGCTGGAGCTGGGCGAGGCCGAGGCGATCGCCCGCGAGGCGCTGGCGCAGGTGCGCAGCGCGGTCACCGGCATCCGTGCCAGCGACCTGGCCGGTGAACTGGCCTCGGCACGGTTGCTGCTGGAATGCCAGCAGGTGCACCTGCACTACGCGCCGCCACCGGCCATGCCGGCCGATGTGGAACGCGGACTGGCGCTGGTGCTGCGCGAAGCCGCCACCAACATCGCCCGCCATGCCCGTGCCACCCAGGCGCACGTTGAGTTCCTGCGCGAGGGCAAACAGCTGGTGATGCAGATCCGCGATGATGGCCGGGGCGGGGTGCAGGCCGATGGCAATGGCATGGCCGGCATGCGTGAGCGCGTGGCCGCGCTGGGCGGCGTGTTCAGTGTGGACTCCCCACGTGGCCAGGGCACCCGCCTGGGTGCCCGCATTCCGCTGGCCGCCGCCAGCATTCCTGTTCCAGCGGCACCGGCCGCCCCACCCGGAGACCCGGCATGA
- a CDS encoding response regulator transcription factor produces MIRIVLAEDQAMVRGALSALLNLETDIEVVGTAADGEAAWRLLQQTTPDILVTDIEMPGLTGLELAQRIARQALPIRVVIVTTFARAGFLRRALDAGVLGYLLKDAPAEHLADALRKVNQGVRAIDPQLALDAWSQADPLTDRERRVLRLAGEGRSASEIAEQLGLSHGTVRNYLSECIGKLGVANRIEAYRLARQKGWL; encoded by the coding sequence ATGATCCGCATCGTATTGGCCGAAGACCAGGCGATGGTGCGCGGCGCGCTGTCGGCGTTGCTGAACCTGGAGACGGACATCGAGGTGGTCGGCACCGCCGCCGATGGCGAAGCCGCGTGGCGCCTGCTGCAGCAGACCACGCCGGATATCCTGGTGACGGATATCGAGATGCCGGGCCTGACCGGGCTGGAACTGGCCCAGCGCATTGCCCGCCAGGCACTGCCGATCCGCGTGGTCATCGTCACCACCTTCGCCCGCGCCGGTTTCCTGCGCCGCGCACTGGATGCAGGGGTGCTGGGTTACCTGCTCAAGGATGCACCGGCCGAGCATCTTGCCGATGCGCTGCGCAAGGTGAACCAGGGCGTGCGTGCGATCGATCCGCAGCTGGCGCTGGATGCATGGTCACAGGCCGATCCGCTGACCGACCGCGAGCGTCGCGTGCTGCGCCTGGCCGGCGAAGGCCGCTCGGCCAGCGAGATCGCCGAGCAGCTGGGGCTCTCGCACGGCACCGTGCGCAACTACCTGTCCGAATGCATCGGCAAGCTGGGCGTGGCCAACCGCATCGAGGCCTACCGGCTGGCACGGCAGAAGGGGTGGTTGTAG
- a CDS encoding cytochrome b: MSHGHFNLLARVLHWTMAVMILAMLFIGVTMVASLHLRPLLIDLHRPLGAAIFVLVLLRLYNRLRHRAPLLPADLPAWQVLAAKASHGLLYALMLAMPLVGWAMLSAGGYPIVLWGDVHLPAIVPHTPALYTALRNAHSLLAYVLFATVLMHVGAALFHLWVRRDGVFQAMARGKE; the protein is encoded by the coding sequence ATGAGCCACGGCCACTTCAACCTGCTTGCCCGCGTGCTGCACTGGACGATGGCGGTGATGATCCTGGCGATGCTGTTCATCGGCGTGACCATGGTCGCCTCGCTGCACCTGCGGCCGCTGCTGATCGACCTGCACCGGCCGCTGGGCGCGGCCATCTTCGTGCTGGTGCTGCTGCGTCTGTACAACCGCCTGCGCCACCGCGCGCCGCTCCTGCCGGCGGACCTGCCGGCCTGGCAGGTGCTGGCCGCCAAGGCCTCGCATGGGCTGCTGTACGCGCTGATGCTGGCGATGCCGCTGGTGGGCTGGGCGATGCTGTCGGCCGGCGGCTACCCGATCGTGCTGTGGGGCGATGTGCACCTGCCGGCGATCGTGCCGCATACCCCGGCGCTGTACACCGCCCTGCGCAACGCGCACAGCCTGCTGGCCTACGTGCTGTTCGCCACGGTGCTGATGCACGTGGGTGCCGCCCTGTTCCACCTGTGGGTGCGGCGCGACGGGGTGTTCCAGGCGATGGCGCGCGGGAAGGAATGA
- a CDS encoding catalase family peroxidase, producing MSLFRYTRAGQEPGAPRPTSPLLWIGLIALILGALALTFAWLAGWIGHRLTAQRFTDTIEATGANHPGFRRAHSKGVCVAGWFTPSPQAAALSSARVFRQARVPVLGRLSIGGGDPHGADGSARVRSIAVQLVSDDGQQWRMAMNSFPFFAVPTTEAFFEQTRAQLPDPATGKPDPAKMAAILDRYPSARAFQQWAKTAPWTDSWANTEFNSVNSFWFTTAQGERRAVRWRWQPQAAVRELDAAARAQADVDFLSADLAKRLAEGPVRWNLVVTLAGPGDAIDDPSVPWPATREQVTAGVLRLERMQPQDEGACGELNFDPLILPSGVEGSNDPILAARSAVYSQSFNRRERERASGAAAQPKEPAR from the coding sequence ATGTCGCTCTTCCGCTATACCCGCGCCGGGCAGGAGCCCGGGGCACCGCGCCCGACATCGCCGCTGCTCTGGATTGGATTGATCGCCCTGATCCTCGGCGCCCTTGCACTGACCTTCGCCTGGCTGGCCGGCTGGATCGGCCACCGGCTCACCGCCCAGCGCTTCACCGACACCATCGAAGCCACCGGCGCCAACCATCCCGGCTTCCGTCGTGCGCACAGCAAGGGCGTATGCGTGGCCGGCTGGTTCACGCCCAGCCCGCAGGCGGCGGCGCTGTCCAGCGCGCGGGTGTTTCGCCAGGCACGCGTGCCGGTGCTGGGGCGGTTGTCGATCGGCGGCGGCGACCCGCATGGCGCCGACGGCAGTGCGCGGGTGCGCAGCATCGCCGTGCAGCTGGTCAGCGATGACGGCCAGCAATGGCGCATGGCGATGAACAGCTTCCCGTTCTTTGCCGTGCCCACCACCGAAGCGTTCTTCGAGCAGACCCGTGCACAGCTGCCCGATCCGGCCACCGGCAAGCCCGACCCGGCGAAGATGGCCGCGATCCTGGACCGCTACCCCAGCGCGCGCGCGTTCCAGCAGTGGGCGAAGACCGCGCCGTGGACCGACAGCTGGGCCAACACCGAATTCAACAGCGTCAACAGTTTCTGGTTCACCACGGCACAGGGCGAGCGCCGCGCGGTGCGCTGGCGCTGGCAGCCGCAGGCGGCCGTGCGCGAACTGGATGCCGCGGCACGCGCGCAGGCCGATGTCGATTTCCTCAGTGCCGATCTGGCCAAGCGGTTGGCCGAGGGCCCGGTGCGCTGGAACCTGGTGGTGACCCTGGCCGGCCCGGGTGATGCCATTGATGATCCTTCGGTGCCCTGGCCCGCCACGCGCGAGCAGGTCACTGCCGGCGTCCTGCGCCTGGAACGCATGCAGCCGCAGGACGAAGGGGCCTGTGGCGAACTGAACTTCGATCCGCTGATCCTGCCCAGCGGCGTGGAAGGCAGCAACGACCCGATCCTGGCCGCGCGCTCGGCGGTGTACTCGCAGTCCTTCAACCGCCGCGAGCGCGAACGCGCCAGCGGTGCGGCCGCCCAGCCGAAGGAGCCCGCACGATGA